Part of the Phycisphaerae bacterium genome, GGATCGCCCCCATTCGCTGGGCGAGGTCCAGATAGGCCTTGTCGCGAGCGGTGAGCTGCGGCGGCAAGCCGGCCACGTTACAGGCCCAGCGGATTTCACCTTTGAGCAGATAGTTGAGCAGAATCTCAACCGCGTCGAGGGTTACCTGCAACTGTGCCTCTTCCGTCGAAGCCCCGAGGTGGGGGGACAGTACCGTGTTTGGAGCCGTCAGCAGCGGGTTGTCGGGTGCCGGCGGCTCCGTCGTATAGACGTCGATGGCCGCCCCGGCCACATGACCGCTCTTGAGGGCCTCGGCCAGATCTGCGTCATTGATCACGCCGCCGCGGGAGCTGTTGATGATCCGCACCCCCTTCTTCATTTTGGCGATGTTCTCTTTGTTGATCATCTGCCTCGTTTCGTCACTGAGCTTGGTATGAAGGGTGAGGTAATCGGCCTTGGCGAAGACCTCCTCCCGCGTGCGGCAAAGAATGACTTGTCCGTCCAACGCTGTTTCCCCGGAGAAAAACGGGTCGTACGCAATGACCTTCATATCGAAGGCCAAAGCCCGGCGAGCCACCGCGCTGCCCACGCGCCCCAAGCCGATGATTCCCAGCGTCTTGCCGGCCAACTGTGTTCCGGTGAGAGCCTTGCGATCCCATTTCTTCTCGCGGACGTGGGCATCAGCCTTGGGAACATGGCGGGACAGAGCCAGCATCAGGGCCATGGTCTGCTCGGCCGTACTCACGGTGTTGGCATCCGGCGTGTTCATCACCAGGATACCGGCCCTCGTGGCCGCCTGGAGATCCACGTTATCAACACCGACGCCCGCGCGTGCGATCACCCGCAGCTTGCCCGGGTTGGCCAAGACTTTGGCGGTGATCTTGACGCCCGAGCGGATGATCATGCCGTCGTACTCGCCGACGATGGCGGCGAGTTCATCTTCCTTCAGCCCGGTCTTGACGTCGGCTTCGATGCCGCTGGTTTCCTGGATCTTCTTCATGCCTTCCTTCGCGAGAGGATCGGCAACAAGGATCTTGATCATGTAAGTGTCACCTCTTTCGTTCATTTCGTTCGAGACAAGAACCGTGTCAGGCGAGCATTCTAGCGAGATTCCCGTCCGCGTCACGTGCCGGCCCCCTTGTGCCCCAAAGGCGACCGATTACCATTTGTTCACTCGGAGAGATTGACGCCGGAGCAGCAAGGAGACGAAGTGAACCTGAACGCAGAGCCTGTGAAAGTCGCTGGCGGCTTCAAGTTTTGCGAGGGGCCGGCATTCGATCCGAAAGGCCGCCTGTGGGTCGTCAATCTTCACGGTGGCTTTATCTCCAGAGTCACCATGAGCGGTAAGAAAACCCGGGTGGCCGAGACGCCGGGTCCCAACGGCGGGCAATTCGACGCCGACGGCCATTACATCTGCTGTGAGTGCAAGCGGAAGGCGATTGTCCGGGTTTCACCTGAGGGCATTATTTCAGCCCTTACTGAATCTTATGAGGGTCACCCGTTTAATGGGCCCAATGATGTGGCCATTGACGCCGACGGCGGCTTCTATTTCACGGACCCGGATGGCAGCTCGCTCGAAAACCGGATCGGGGCGGTCTACTACGTCCGGCCCGACCGGACCATTCTGCAGGTCGACTCCGGCCTCGCGTATCCGAACGGGATCAACATCACGGTCGACCGCTCGGCCGTCCTCGTGGCCGAGACGCTGACACACCGGGTCTACCGCTACCGGCGGCGGCCTGACGGAACGCTCGGGAGTCGCCACGTCTTCTGTCAGCTTTCGGGCGGAGTGGGACCGGACGGCATGTGTTTTGACCAAGACGGCAATCTGTACGTGGCCTGGTATGGCTCAGCCTGTGTCTACGTGGTTGATCCGTCCGGCAGGCCGATCGGCCGGCTCGTGACTCCCGGAGACAACCCGACCAACTGCTGTTTCGGTCCGCCGGGATCGAAGTACGCGGCTTCTCTGTTCGTCACGGAAACCGTGACAAACGCAGTCTGGCGGTACGACATCGGCGTCCCGGGCATGCCGTTGCATCACTTGGCGGTGGCCAGCGAGTAATCGGTCGTTCTTCGTCACGGGCGTGTTTTGACGCGCATATCCGCTCCGCCGATCCGCAGGCCGGCAGGTTTTCTGGCGCCATTCCTGATCGAACGTTGAGAACCAAGTGATGCCCGGTACAATGTGCCACGCTTGGAGTCTTGTTTGAGCGGACGGCTGTCAGGTTGAGTTCTTGGAACTTGCCGGCGAGGGTGTGTCAGTGCCTCGACGATACGAGTACGGCTTCATCGGCGCGGGAAACATGGCCGAGGGGATCATCTCCGCCGCGGTCGGGAACCGGCTTTTCAAGAGCAGCCGGCTTGCAGTCTATGACCCGGCTGAGCAGCGAAGAGAACTGATGGTTCAGAAGTTCGGTGTCGCGGCGGTCCGGGACAGCTTTCAATTGGTGGCGGAGGCTCAACGCATCGTCCTCGCGGTGAAGCCTCAGAGCTTCGCCGAGGCCATCACGCCGCTCGCGGATCATGTGCGGCAGGATCAGCTCATCGTCAGCATCATGGCCGGCGTCAGTACCGGTCGGGTGGAGTCCCTCTTTCCGCAGATCAACCTTCGGGTGGTCCGGGTGATGCCCAACCTGCCGATTCTTGTCGGCGCGGGCGTGGCAGGCGTCTGTCCGGGTCGTTTTGCGACTGCTCAAGACGTGGCCGATGTGCAGGCGCTGTTCGATGCCGGCGGGGCGAGCGTAGTGGTGAAGGACGAGTCGCTGATTGACGCGGTCACGGCTATATCGGGTTCGGGGCCGGCCTATTTCTATTATTTCGTGGAAGCCATGGTTGCCGGAGGGGTGGCCTGCGGGCTGAGCGAGGCAGAGGCCCTCAAGCTGGCCGCGCACACATGCCTGGGAGCTGCGAGGATGATGCTGGAGACCGGCGAGCCGCCGGCCGAGCTTCGACGCAAGGTGACCAGCAAGGGCGGCACGACCCAGGCGGCACTCGATGCCATGAATGCCGCCGGAGTGGACAAGGCCATTCGCGAGGCCGTGCTGGCAGCCTTCGATCGGGCGAAGGAGTTGGGAAAGAATTAGCGTGACACCGAGGCCGTCAGCTTCCGGCTCTTGGCTGATAGTACTGCGTCCATAACTCGCTGCGATTGCGAAGGAGTGACCATGAAGAGCGTCGCCAAAACCTCTCTGATCGGGTCCGTCTTGTTGATCTTCTTGGCCGCGACCGGCTGTGCCCAGCCCAAGTGCAAGGTGCAGCGATTCGGGGCGGTGATCGGCGTGAAGAAGGAGGCCATCCCCGAGTACAAGCGGCTGCATGCCGATACCTGGCCCAGCGTTCTGCAGGTCATTCGCGAGTGCAACATCCGCAACTACTCGATCTTTCTGAAGGAGGTCGAGAAGGACAAGTGGTACTTGTTCGCCTACTACGAATACACCGGCGAGGATATCAAGGCCGACATGGAGAAGATGAAGACCTACAAGGCCATGCAGGACTGGTGGAAACTGACCGACCCGTTGCAGGAGCCGCTGCCGATTCGTGAGAAGGGCGAATGGTGGGCTGTCGGCGAAGAGGTATTCCACACGGATTGACATGAGAGGCGGGGGTGGGAGAGCAAGGGGCGGCGCGCCGGAGGGCCAGACACGGCAATTGAAGATTGCAGATCTGAGATCTGAGATTTGAGATTTCAGATGCCGTGAGACCTGCACCGCCCCGTCGTGCAGAGAGGCAGGGGTGATCTCCAGGACAGGTCGGGAGACGTTTGATGCTTGCGTTGCAGTTGGCGATCAAGGGCCTCGATCTGGCCATTATCATCGTCTACTTCGTGGTGATCATCGGCATCGGCTGCCTGGCCGGGCTATATCGCCGTCGCGCGTCGGAGGGTAAGAACTACTTCCTCGCCGGCGGGACGCTGACCTGGCCGATCATCGGCCTGGCATTGTTCTCGACAAACATCTCGACCATCCACCTGGTCAGCCAGGCACAAGTGGGCTACCTCAGCGGACTGGCCTACGGCAGCTTTGAATGGATGGCCCCATTCACGCTGATCTGCCTGGCGATGTTCTTTGCTCCCTTCTACCTTCGATCGGGCGTGACCACACTGCCCGACTTCCTGGAGAAACGGTACAGCCGGGCGAGTCGCAACTGGCTTGCGCTTCTGTCGATGATCTCGGCAATATTCATTCACATCGGTTTTTCGCTGTACACCGGCGCGCTGGTGCTCAACAAGATGTTCGGCATTGACACGATGCAGAGCGTCATCGCCATCTGTCTGCTCACCGGGTTGTACACGATCATCGGCGGGCTGCTGGCGGTCGTGCTGACCGAATCGCTGCAGACCATCATTCTGTTGTGCGGAGCCATCGCCATCACCTTGATCGGCCTGACGAAGGCCGGGGGCTGGAGCGGCATGGCCTCCAGCGTCGATCCGGTGTATCTGAACGTGATGCGGACGGCGGAGCAGTTGCCCGAACTGCCGTGGTATGCGGTGCTGCTCGGGTATCCGGTGATCGGGCTGTGGTACTGGTGTGCCGACCAGACCATCGTTCAGCGCGTCCTGGGGGCCAAGAACGAAAACCATGCCCGTGTCGGGCCGCTGTTCGCCGGTTTCATCAAGATCCTGCCGGTATTCATCTTCGTGATGCCGGGGACGATCGGCCTGGCGCTGATTCACCAGAACAAGATGCCTGCGCTGCCGGTGGCGGCGGCGCAGGAAGAGAGCGGAGCGGCTTCGCGACCTCTGACGACGGCGGAGCAGAGGGTGTACGACCATCTGACGAAGATCAGCGCGGGGCCAGACAAGGCTGTCAGCAGAGAAGATCTCAGCAAGGCCGTCGATCTGACCAAGGCGGAGATTGACGGGGCGGTGGCCGGCCTGACCGAACTGAAACTGGTGAGGGACAAGTCCGAGGACATCTACGCCCACATGATTCAGCACCTGCTTCCGACGGGGCTCAAGGGCATCGTTGCGGCGGCGCTGCTGGCAGCACTGATGAGCACCGTTTCGGGGGCTCTCAACTCCATTGCCACGCTCTTCTGCTACGACATCTACCGGCAGTGGCGTCCACAGGTCTCGGACCACAAACTGGTGACACTGGGGCGCGTGGTGACGTTCGTTGCGATGGTTCTGTCGATTCTGTGGACGCCGTACATTGCGCGGTTTGAGAACATCTATAAAGGGGCCAATTCGCTGATCTGTTACATTGCCCCGCCGATCACGGTGGTGTTTCTGTGGGGCGTATTCTGGCGCCGGGCATCGGCAAAGGGGGCGTTCGCCACGCTGGTTGCTGGTTCGGTGCTGGGCCTGACGGTATTCCTGCTCGAATGGTTCAAGGACTACACTGGTTGGTCGTTGAACTTCATGATGGCCGCGTTTTATCTGTTTGTCGTGTGTTCCGTGGTTCTGGTGGTTGTCTCGCTGCTGCGGCCTCAGCCGGCCGATCATCCCGGCAATGCCCTGGTGTGGAAGCACCCGCTCGAGGCTCTCCAGGGTGAGGCCTGGCGCGGGATCGGCAACTACAAGTTCCTGGCCGGGCTGCTGTTTATCACCATGGTTGCTCTGTATATCATCTTCGGCTGACGCGGCGGAATTCGGTTCTCGCGCCGTCAGATGGGAGTGAAAATGAGATTTGCGGCTGCATTGTCGGTGTTGGCGGCGGGCTTGCTGGTTCTCGGGTGCGGCAAGTCCGATTCGCCTGAAGCGGGCGGCAAGACTTCCGGACTGCGGTTCGCGGTGATTCCCAAGGGGCTGACCCACGAGCACTGGAAGGCCGTGGAGGCCGGGGCGAAAAAGGCCGCCACCGAGGTCGGCAACGTCGAAATCATCTACAAATCGGCGCCCAAGGAGGATGACACCCAGCTTCAGATCAACCTGGTCGAGAGCTTCGTCAGCTCTCGCGTGGACGGGATCATCCTGGCCCCCCTGAGTGATCAGGCGCTGGTACGCCCCGTGCGGCTGGCGGTCCAGGCGAAGATTCCGGTGATCATCTTTGACTCGCCGCTGGCCGGGCAGGTCGGCAAGGATTTCGTCTGCTACATCGGGACGGACAATTACCGGGCCGGGACCTTGGCCGGTCAGCGACTGGGCGAGGTCATGGAGGGCAAGGGGACTGTTCTCTTGCTGCGTTACGCCGAAAGCTCGGCCAGTACCCGCGAACGTGAGCAGGGCTTCCTCGACGCCCTGAAGAAGGATTTCGCCGACATTGCCGTGATCGACCCGCCGCAGTATGCGGGGGCGGACGTCAACAGCGGCAAGAAGGCCGCCGAGAACATGATCACTGCCCACCTCGGCAAGTTCGAGGGCGTGTTCTGTCCGAACGAAACCAGCGCCGCCGGCATGCTGATCGCCCTGGAGGATCGTCAGCTTGCGGGCAAGGCTCGGTTCGTGGGCTTCGACGCCAACCCCCGCGTGATCGCGGGCCTGAGGGATCGCAAGCTCGACGGCGTGGTTCTGCAGGACCCCTTCAAGATGGGCTATCAAAGCGTCAAACAGATGCTCGACCATCTCGCGGGCAAACCGGTGCCGCCCAGCACCGACACCGGGGCGGCCGTGGCGACGCCTGAGAACGTGGACAGCCCGGAGATCTATCGGTTACTCCACCCGCTTGAAGCTGCCGTTTCGCGGGGATCGTGAGGGTGACGGTGTTCATGGTCGCATCGCGTTCCAGAACGGCCTTCAACGTGGGCGTCATCCTCGATTTCTGGGCCAGGCACAAATGGGTGACTCCGGTCGTCGGGCTGCTCGGGGTGGTCGTCTTTTTCGCCCTCAAGTCCGACAATTTTGCCTTTCTCGGGTCCGACAACATGCGAATCGTTGCAGCCCAGACGGTCCAGGTTGGGGTCTGCGCCATCGGCATGACCTTCATCATGATCGGCGGGGGCATCGACCTGAGCGTGGGGTCGGTGATGGCACTGGCGGCGGTGACTACGGCGCTGACCTTGAAGGCCGGCTACTCGTGCCCGACGGCGGTGCTTGTAGCGATGATGACCGGCGCGTTGTGCGGTCTGGCTAATGCCTTACTGATTACAGGGCTGCGAATTGTGCCCTTTATCGCCACGCTGGGGACACTGAGCGCTATCCGCGGCCTGACGCGGCGGCTGGCCGACAACCAGGTCGTCCGCCCACCGAACGAGGCGGAAAGCCTGGTCAGCTTCGTTCAGCCTCTGGGTTCATCCACTTGGCTGGCCCCCGCAATCTGGATGACGTTGGCTCTTGGCGTCGCGGCGGCGGTGGTGCTCAACTGGACGGCTTTCGGACGGCGGACCTTCGCTTTGGGCTCAAACGAGTTGGCCGCCAGGCTGAGCGGCATACGCGTGAATCGTCAGAAGGTGTATCTGTACACGCTTGGGGGGCTCTTCGCAGGTTTGGCGGGACTGCTCGCCTTTGCGAACATGCGAGAGGGCGATCCGACGGCCTCGGCGGGCATCGAGCTGCAGGTGATCGCCGCGGTCGTTGTGGGCGGCGGCTCGCTGATGGGCGGTCAGGGCAGCATCCTGGGCACCCTGGTGGGCGCGTTCATGCTGACCAGTTTGGTGAACGGCTGCACCCTCGCCGGCTGGGAGAACTATGTCCAGGAAATCGCGATCGGGGCGATCATTGTCATGGCGGTGGCTCTCGATTATTTCCGCAGACGGCGTTTGACCGAAAGGTGAGACTGTGAACATCGGCCCAATGGTCATCGTTCCGCGCGGACGGTCACCAGCTTGAACGGTTTCATCTCGATCTGGACGGAACGGTCTTTGACGGACAGAGGTGATCCCTGTCGTTCGAGCAGGTTGACGGCCTGGGCTTTGGCGAAGCCCTCAGGTATCTGCAGGTCGGCGGTTTCGCCGCGCCCGGCGTATTCGTAGAGCCGGACGATCAGGGCGTCGCCGTCTTCGGCTCGCTTGACCGCGCTGATCATCGTTCCCTTGGCTGACAGACCGAGTCCCATCGAGGGCACCGCCGCAGTGCAGTCTGCCACGGTCGGAAGTGGGGCGTTGTAACTCCAAGCGGCCTGCGTGACGCCGCTGTCCTGCCATGGTCCCTTGAAAGGCAACATCGCCAGCCGGAATTCGTGCTTTCCGGCGTCGCGCATCCCGTCGAACAGCGGCATGCGATAGAACTGCGGCTCGT contains:
- the proC gene encoding pyrroline-5-carboxylate reductase — translated: MPRRYEYGFIGAGNMAEGIISAAVGNRLFKSSRLAVYDPAEQRRELMVQKFGVAAVRDSFQLVAEAQRIVLAVKPQSFAEAITPLADHVRQDQLIVSIMAGVSTGRVESLFPQINLRVVRVMPNLPILVGAGVAGVCPGRFATAQDVADVQALFDAGGASVVVKDESLIDAVTAISGSGPAYFYYFVEAMVAGGVACGLSEAEALKLAAHTCLGAARMMLETGEPPAELRRKVTSKGGTTQAALDAMNAAGVDKAIREAVLAAFDRAKELGKN
- a CDS encoding ABC transporter permease: MVASRSRTAFNVGVILDFWARHKWVTPVVGLLGVVVFFALKSDNFAFLGSDNMRIVAAQTVQVGVCAIGMTFIMIGGGIDLSVGSVMALAAVTTALTLKAGYSCPTAVLVAMMTGALCGLANALLITGLRIVPFIATLGTLSAIRGLTRRLADNQVVRPPNEAESLVSFVQPLGSSTWLAPAIWMTLALGVAAAVVLNWTAFGRRTFALGSNELAARLSGIRVNRQKVYLYTLGGLFAGLAGLLAFANMREGDPTASAGIELQVIAAVVVGGGSLMGGQGSILGTLVGAFMLTSLVNGCTLAGWENYVQEIAIGAIIVMAVALDYFRRRRLTER
- a CDS encoding SMP-30/gluconolactonase/LRE family protein, whose product is MNLNAEPVKVAGGFKFCEGPAFDPKGRLWVVNLHGGFISRVTMSGKKTRVAETPGPNGGQFDADGHYICCECKRKAIVRVSPEGIISALTESYEGHPFNGPNDVAIDADGGFYFTDPDGSSLENRIGAVYYVRPDRTILQVDSGLAYPNGINITVDRSAVLVAETLTHRVYRYRRRPDGTLGSRHVFCQLSGGVGPDGMCFDQDGNLYVAWYGSACVYVVDPSGRPIGRLVTPGDNPTNCCFGPPGSKYAASLFVTETVTNAVWRYDIGVPGMPLHHLAVASE
- the serA gene encoding phosphoglycerate dehydrogenase — its product is MIKILVADPLAKEGMKKIQETSGIEADVKTGLKEDELAAIVGEYDGMIIRSGVKITAKVLANPGKLRVIARAGVGVDNVDLQAATRAGILVMNTPDANTVSTAEQTMALMLALSRHVPKADAHVREKKWDRKALTGTQLAGKTLGIIGLGRVGSAVARRALAFDMKVIAYDPFFSGETALDGQVILCRTREEVFAKADYLTLHTKLSDETRQMINKENIAKMKKGVRIINSSRGGVINDADLAEALKSGHVAGAAIDVYTTEPPAPDNPLLTAPNTVLSPHLGASTEEAQLQVTLDAVEILLNYLLKGEIRWACNVAGLPPQLTARDKAYLDLAQRMGAILSHVGSGVIETVSVTTHGESLEPLLGTIQKQILIDVLSPHFTSRLNMINVDSFVKERGIKLEQTADLTASAVTDSVTVEVKTRDGAHEVTGEVFLDGKPRIMAINGYQMNLKPEGPMVLIFNDDQPGVIGLVGTVFGKNGINIADMMLSRRDNTALMVLKLDEAIPSKVLQDLESHKPPIQRVLPVTLPPITV
- a CDS encoding sodium/solute symporter (Members of the Solute:Sodium Symporter (SSS), TC 2.A.21 as described in tcdb.org, catalyze solute:Na+ symport. Known solutes for members of the family include sugars, amino acids, nucleosides, inositols, vitamins, urea or anions, depending on the system.); protein product: MLALQLAIKGLDLAIIIVYFVVIIGIGCLAGLYRRRASEGKNYFLAGGTLTWPIIGLALFSTNISTIHLVSQAQVGYLSGLAYGSFEWMAPFTLICLAMFFAPFYLRSGVTTLPDFLEKRYSRASRNWLALLSMISAIFIHIGFSLYTGALVLNKMFGIDTMQSVIAICLLTGLYTIIGGLLAVVLTESLQTIILLCGAIAITLIGLTKAGGWSGMASSVDPVYLNVMRTAEQLPELPWYAVLLGYPVIGLWYWCADQTIVQRVLGAKNENHARVGPLFAGFIKILPVFIFVMPGTIGLALIHQNKMPALPVAAAQEESGAASRPLTTAEQRVYDHLTKISAGPDKAVSREDLSKAVDLTKAEIDGAVAGLTELKLVRDKSEDIYAHMIQHLLPTGLKGIVAAALLAALMSTVSGALNSIATLFCYDIYRQWRPQVSDHKLVTLGRVVTFVAMVLSILWTPYIARFENIYKGANSLICYIAPPITVVFLWGVFWRRASAKGAFATLVAGSVLGLTVFLLEWFKDYTGWSLNFMMAAFYLFVVCSVVLVVVSLLRPQPADHPGNALVWKHPLEALQGEAWRGIGNYKFLAGLLFITMVALYIIFG
- a CDS encoding substrate-binding domain-containing protein, with the translated sequence MRFAAALSVLAAGLLVLGCGKSDSPEAGGKTSGLRFAVIPKGLTHEHWKAVEAGAKKAATEVGNVEIIYKSAPKEDDTQLQINLVESFVSSRVDGIILAPLSDQALVRPVRLAVQAKIPVIIFDSPLAGQVGKDFVCYIGTDNYRAGTLAGQRLGEVMEGKGTVLLLRYAESSASTREREQGFLDALKKDFADIAVIDPPQYAGADVNSGKKAAENMITAHLGKFEGVFCPNETSAAGMLIALEDRQLAGKARFVGFDANPRVIAGLRDRKLDGVVLQDPFKMGYQSVKQMLDHLAGKPVPPSTDTGAAVATPENVDSPEIYRLLHPLEAAVSRGS
- a CDS encoding L-rhamnose mutarotase, translating into MQRFGAVIGVKKEAIPEYKRLHADTWPSVLQVIRECNIRNYSIFLKEVEKDKWYLFAYYEYTGEDIKADMEKMKTYKAMQDWWKLTDPLQEPLPIREKGEWWAVGEEVFHTD